In Thioclava sp. GXIMD2076, one DNA window encodes the following:
- a CDS encoding EAL domain-containing protein, translating to MKSDSNLDLDTDHSSESPLSFAIAQRDKNTIAMVERAVERHDVVLAFQPVVQTSRPDQIAFYEGLIRVLDERGRVIPAKDFIETVENTSLGRKLDCLALEAGLIALRENDGLRLSINMSARSIGYPNWMKTLNKGLAADETVAERLILEITESSAMQMPELVTVFMQDLQARGVAFALDDFGAGYTSFRYLREFYFDILKIDGQFIKGIAESPDNQVLTEALMSVARHFEMFTVAEAVENCDDAAFLTSLGVDCMQGYYFGAPTIMPPWKTPPAGRMRA from the coding sequence ATGAAAAGCGATTCTAATCTCGATCTCGATACCGACCATTCGTCCGAAAGCCCGCTTTCCTTCGCGATTGCCCAGCGTGACAAGAATACCATAGCTATGGTGGAGCGTGCAGTCGAACGGCACGACGTCGTGCTCGCGTTCCAGCCCGTCGTCCAGACCTCGCGGCCCGATCAGATAGCATTTTACGAAGGCCTGATCCGTGTTCTGGACGAGCGTGGCCGTGTCATTCCGGCCAAAGATTTCATCGAAACGGTCGAGAATACCTCGCTCGGGCGCAAGCTGGACTGCCTCGCGCTTGAGGCAGGCCTGATCGCCTTGCGTGAGAATGACGGGCTTCGCCTGTCCATCAATATGTCGGCGCGTTCGATCGGCTATCCGAACTGGATGAAGACGCTGAACAAAGGGCTGGCCGCCGATGAAACGGTTGCCGAGCGGTTGATTCTGGAAATAACCGAAAGCTCGGCGATGCAGATGCCGGAACTGGTCACCGTCTTCATGCAGGATCTACAGGCGCGTGGCGTTGCCTTTGCACTGGATGATTTCGGCGCGGGCTACACGTCTTTCCGTTACCTGCGCGAGTTCTATTTCGATATTCTCAAGATTGATGGCCAGTTCATCAAAGGCATCGCCGAAAGCCCCGATAATCAGGTTCTGACCGAGGCGCTGATGTCGGTTGCGCGGCATTTCGAGATGTTCACCGTCGCCGAAGCTGTCGAGAACTGCGACGATGCCGCATTTTTGACCTCATTGGGTGTCGATTGCATGCAAGGTTACTATTTCGGAGCGCCAACAATTATGCCACCTTGGAAGACGCCCCCGGCGGGCAGAATGCGTGCGTGA
- a CDS encoding TlpA disulfide reductase family protein, whose amino-acid sequence MLRSLVLYTALALGANAAMAAELDQYKTGEMQKLVTYDAPISLPDVAFEDEGGQAHHLADYRGKVVVLNFWATWCVPCREEMPALENLQRSVGGDDLSVVTVASGRNSAQKIDRFFADIGVESLPKYTDRSQRAARSLGVLGLPVTIIINREGQEVARLIGGADWSGTDAQAFLRAVVSE is encoded by the coding sequence ATGCTGCGGTCCCTCGTCCTTTATACGGCCCTCGCGCTTGGTGCAAATGCGGCGATGGCTGCGGAGCTCGATCAGTACAAAACCGGCGAGATGCAGAAACTGGTGACCTATGACGCGCCGATCAGCCTGCCGGATGTGGCGTTCGAGGATGAAGGGGGCCAAGCGCACCATCTCGCAGACTACCGGGGAAAGGTGGTCGTGCTGAATTTCTGGGCCACATGGTGCGTTCCCTGCCGCGAGGAAATGCCGGCACTGGAAAACCTGCAGAGATCGGTGGGTGGGGATGATCTGTCGGTGGTCACGGTTGCGAGCGGACGAAATTCGGCGCAGAAGATCGACCGGTTCTTTGCCGATATCGGGGTCGAAAGCCTGCCGAAATATACCGACCGCTCCCAACGGGCCGCACGGTCCTTAGGGGTGCTGGGCCTGCCGGTAACGATTATCATCAATCGCGAGGGGCAGGAAGTAGCACGGCTCATCGGCGGCGCCGACTGGTCCGGCACGGACGCGCAGGCATTTCTGCGCGCCGTTGTTTCAGAGTAG
- a CDS encoding PAS domain-containing protein — translation MNAQTGFSTTHESEAPFGFDELFYSRTDTRGVIQAGNDVFQRVAGFSWDELINAPHKVVRHKDVPKGVFCIMWDSIQKGNPIGAYVKNRCKNGDYYWVLAVILPIEGGYLSVRLKPSSDVFQRIKEIYPQIVEREQREGLTAEDSADLLREEAATQGFSSYTSFIAYALGQELAKRDDRLKRTADRRTRILAEMNHALEKATEQQVKLLRSFEALQSVPNNMRIVASRMEPSGGPVSAISENYKASSQVISQRLASFVGGSDNMCERLSREVARVLFLIGCNRVMSEMVVNIDKSVPVPQIDWMEEQALLNRLEAKCTDDARAAMSRAVGYAAELNRASADIRRQMLGLDTIRVLGRVECGRMRDVGGLSTTIDQLDSFHADIKERLEAIMQLSEVIENAMSSYMRSTA, via the coding sequence ATGAACGCGCAGACCGGTTTTTCGACGACTCACGAGAGTGAGGCCCCGTTCGGTTTTGATGAACTGTTTTATTCTCGCACCGATACGCGCGGTGTCATTCAGGCGGGGAACGATGTCTTCCAGCGCGTCGCTGGTTTCTCGTGGGACGAGCTGATCAACGCCCCCCATAAGGTTGTTCGCCATAAGGATGTGCCCAAGGGCGTGTTCTGCATCATGTGGGACTCGATCCAGAAGGGAAACCCGATCGGGGCCTATGTGAAGAACCGTTGTAAAAATGGTGATTATTACTGGGTTCTGGCTGTAATTCTCCCAATTGAGGGGGGGTATCTCAGTGTGCGTCTCAAGCCGTCGAGTGATGTGTTCCAGCGGATCAAGGAGATCTATCCGCAAATCGTGGAGCGGGAGCAACGTGAGGGGCTGACAGCGGAAGACTCGGCAGATCTGCTGCGCGAAGAGGCCGCCACTCAGGGGTTCTCGAGCTATACGAGCTTTATCGCCTATGCTCTGGGGCAGGAGCTTGCAAAGCGTGATGACCGGCTGAAACGTACCGCAGACCGCCGTACCCGTATACTTGCCGAGATGAACCATGCGCTTGAGAAGGCGACCGAACAGCAGGTGAAGCTGCTGCGCAGCTTCGAGGCGCTGCAATCCGTTCCGAACAATATGCGAATCGTCGCTTCGCGGATGGAGCCTTCGGGCGGGCCGGTATCGGCGATTTCCGAGAATTACAAAGCGAGTTCTCAGGTTATTTCGCAGCGTCTGGCAAGTTTCGTCGGCGGTAGCGACAATATGTGCGAGCGGCTGTCCCGCGAGGTCGCGCGTGTCCTCTTCCTGATCGGTTGTAACCGTGTCATGTCCGAGATGGTCGTGAATATCGATAAAAGCGTTCCGGTCCCGCAGATTGACTGGATGGAGGAGCAGGCACTTCTGAACCGCCTCGAGGCGAAATGCACCGATGATGCTCGGGCAGCCATGTCACGCGCCGTCGGTTACGCGGCCGAACTCAATCGCGCCAGTGCCGATATTCGGCGCCAGATGCTGGGCCTCGACACGATCCGCGTGCTCGGGCGCGTGGAATGCGGCCGGATGCGGGATGTCGGTGGTCTTTCGACAACGATCGACCAGCTTGATTCCTTCCATGCCGATATCAAGGAACGGCTCGAGGCGATCATGCAGCTTTCCGAGGTCATCGAAAATGCGATGTCCTCCTATATGCGCAGCACCGCCTGA
- a CDS encoding acetyl-CoA C-acetyltransferase, with product MTNVVIVSAARTAVGSFNGSLADVPAQDLGKSVLEAVVERAGIDKADVSETILGQVLTAGQGQNPARQAHINAGLPIESAAWSINQVCGSGLRSVALAAQHIMLGDASIVIAGGQENMSMSPHVAHLRSGTKMGDMKMIDSMIKDGLWDAFNGYHMGQTAENVAAQWKISREMQDEFALASQQKAEAAQKAGKFKDEIIPFTISTRKGEIIVDADEYIRHGATIESMQKLRPAFMRDGGTVTAGNASGINDGAAAVLLMTEEEAEKRGLTPMARIASYATAGLDPSIMGCGPIPSSRKALEKAGWSAADLDLIEANEAFAAQACAVNKDMGWDTSKVNVNGGAIAIGHPIGASGARILNTLLFEMKRSKAKKGLATLCIGGGMGVAMCLEGL from the coding sequence ATGACCAATGTCGTCATCGTTTCGGCTGCACGCACCGCAGTTGGCAGCTTCAACGGATCGCTCGCAGACGTTCCAGCCCAAGACCTTGGCAAATCTGTCCTCGAGGCCGTCGTCGAGCGTGCAGGCATCGACAAGGCGGATGTCAGCGAGACGATTTTGGGACAGGTCCTCACGGCCGGCCAGGGCCAGAACCCTGCGCGTCAGGCGCATATTAACGCCGGTCTGCCGATCGAGTCGGCGGCATGGAGCATCAATCAGGTCTGCGGCTCCGGCCTTCGCTCGGTCGCGCTGGCGGCACAACATATCATGCTGGGCGATGCCTCCATTGTCATCGCGGGCGGACAGGAAAACATGTCAATGTCGCCCCACGTCGCCCATCTACGCTCGGGCACCAAGATGGGCGACATGAAAATGATCGACTCCATGATCAAGGATGGCCTGTGGGACGCATTCAACGGCTACCATATGGGCCAGACAGCGGAGAACGTCGCCGCCCAATGGAAGATCAGCCGCGAGATGCAGGACGAATTTGCCCTCGCCTCACAGCAGAAAGCTGAAGCTGCGCAGAAGGCCGGCAAGTTCAAGGACGAGATCATCCCCTTCACGATCTCGACCCGTAAAGGCGAGATCATCGTCGATGCCGACGAATATATCCGCCACGGTGCCACCATCGAGAGCATGCAGAAGCTACGCCCCGCGTTCATGCGCGACGGCGGTACGGTCACGGCCGGGAATGCTTCGGGAATCAACGACGGCGCCGCTGCGGTTCTACTGATGACCGAGGAAGAGGCCGAGAAACGTGGACTTACCCCGATGGCGCGAATTGCCTCCTATGCAACGGCTGGCCTGGATCCCTCGATCATGGGCTGTGGTCCGATTCCGTCGTCGCGCAAGGCGCTCGAAAAGGCAGGGTGGTCGGCCGCAGATCTGGACCTGATTGAAGCCAATGAGGCGTTTGCCGCCCAAGCTTGTGCCGTGAACAAGGATATGGGCTGGGACACCTCCAAGGTGAACGTCAATGGCGGCGCAATCGCAATCGGTCACCCGATCGGTGCAAGCGGGGCCCGTATCCTGAACACCCTGCTGTTCGAGATGAAGCGCAGCAAAGCCAAAAAAGGCCTCGCCACGCTGTGCATCGGCGGCGGCATGGG